The proteins below come from a single Metarhizium brunneum chromosome 1, complete sequence genomic window:
- the RAB11B gene encoding Ras-related protein, with translation MANDEYDFLFKVVLIGDSGVGKSNLLSRFTRNEFNLDSKSTIGVEFATRSIQVDSKTIKAQIWDTAGQERYRAITSAYYRGAVGALLVYDISKHQTYENVTRWLKELRDHADANIVIMLVGNKSDLRHLRAVPTEEAKSFASENHLSFIETSALDASNVELAFQNILTEIYRIVSSKALDSGDGAQATIGAGTNISLSKPADDESAKSGKCC, from the exons atggccaacgaTGAATATGAT TTCCTCTTCAAAG TGGTTTTGATCGGAGACTCTGGAGTCGGAAAATCCAACCTTCTCAGCCGATTTACCCGAAACGAGTTCAACCTGGACTCCAAGTCCACCATCGGTGTCGAGTTTGCCACCAGGTCGATTCAGGTCGATTCCAAAACAATCAAGGCGCAAATTTGGGACACTGCCGGGCAGGAACGCTATCGCGCCATTACGTCTGCCTACTACCGCGGTGCTGTCGGTGCCCTACTCGTCTACGACATCAGCAAACATCAGACTTACGAGAACGTCACCCGATGGCTGAAGGAGCTGCGGGACCACGCCGATGCTAATATTGTCATTATGCTCGTCGGAAACAAGAGCGATTTGAGGCATCTCAGAGCAGTGCCCACTGAAGAGGCCAAATCTTTTGCCA GTGAAAACCACCTGTCATTCATCGAGACCTCAGCTTTGGATGCCAGCAACGTTGAGCTTGCCTTCCAAAACATTCTCACTG AAATTTACCGGATTGTGTCCAGTAAGGCTCTCGACAGTGGCGATGGCGCTCAGGCTACGATCGGCGCCGGAACCAACATCTCGCTCAGCAAGCCGGCTGACGACGAATCCGCTAAGAGCGGCAAATGCTGCTAA